The stretch of DNA tgatcctgtagaagggtgtgGTCTTCCCCTGAATATCCAGTGGTGGCGTAGATaggcctggtcttcctctgggaatccagtggaaaaggctgtTCTGGTGTCTCAAAATCTCAGATTTTATCCAGGAcggaatgcttggctcctccctctgggcagagcatctcacaatgggatgctgtaATTTTgatcagtcatgcagtgacactcaataGCCCATTAACAGCAGATgtctccccagagggaggactggtttgtggaagagataaagaaaccTGCCCAATTcacagaagataactgccacACCCCCAACAGATGGGAATACAACACACACATTGCCTTGCAATCCAGGACATTATCCACTCCTTATTCTATTTCCATCTGCATCACAATTAAACCTTACATGCAGCTCTCACTTAAGACTGGGTTTCCCTGTGGTACACAAtggctttctccatctttctgcattacccaCCAAGTGTAACCAGGTCCTTGAACAAAAACAATCCCACAGATGGGTTTGTCTTTGCCTGAGGTGGGATTAATCCAAACAGTCTTTCCTAAAACACCTTTCATGTGTACAACAGGGACTTTATGTCCATCCACTGTGTGCAGGGGCTcagactgggcaggaccagctcaATTGATGGACCCTCTGGTGTTGACcatccaggtggcttttgctaAGTTCACTTCCCAGTTTCTAAAAGCTTCCCTGCCAGTTGCCTTCAGGGTAGTCTTAAGTAGTCCATTGCACTGTTCAACTTTCCCGGCAGCTGGTGCGTGTCACTGTTTGATGCTGgcgcaatgccagtgcccccatgaaaatacactctccctggtgtctgctgtgagatgtgaccaggaatagagcaaagcaggctccaacttaggaataaagaagagaaaacattatTAACCTACAActatatgtaaaaagaaacacacagaaagaatgaaaacctcccaaaaacattcctcctccccccaccaaatttccaatacatccATCCCTCAGAAcaccaactctcagtccatcaccaccctttagataattaattctcagttcatcaaggaGAGAGGAGTCCCTCTTGTGCCACAGGgttcccctggaaacacagttgaaacctcttctgtttctgtgtcaCACGTGGCACTGCCGTCatgacatcttccttccatgcccagaGCTCTCACCACTGtgcatggaccagagctgcttctagggtcTTCCTTTTAAGGGTGTTTtgtccagttccaaaaaaagcacagtctctcacttttgggacacctgtcccccccaaattcaccccctgGGGACGAGGGGTCTCAAGAACAGAGACCTTCTCCTCCACTGAAGATCAAGGGCACCAACCACCCTCCTCGCCTGTCATTTCTGTTCATGCACTCCTTCACATAAAAACACTAAACTCTCTTGGCTCCgagccattgcctccccctagatgcagtctctgtgtcacaggaaaaatggttctgtccatggctatacaagagaagtccagccaaaggccactccaCCACCTCCTCGCACCTAAGATTCTTCTCAACTTCTCTCGtggcccatttcctcttatctcatctctatctctcttctcattcagaTCCAGGAGGATTagcatttgtaaggtttccatcatccaaggaaagggttaaaaatctcaGTCTCTGCCTGTCCAGAACTCCCATGGCTGTCCTGCCAGGCACCTTCTCGCTGCACCCTCCTTCTCTGTCTCCACCGGCCGTGCTGCCAACACAAGATATGAAATTTCAAGGTGGCacaagcaccagcacaggctctctctctctctctctctctctgggggCTGCCCGATGCCTCTCCAATgttcctccacccttccatcctgcagGGGCCTTCACCTCCCTCTCTGTCCAGGGCCCCAGCCTACCTCACCTGGCCGCATGGcttccctccccctgcccagccgcAGCAGCTCTGACCTCTTTCACCACCGAACCCAAGAGAAAGTTTCCCTGGGAGgtctctgcttttaaccccctgtgttctcagaggcgtatccatgtccccagtggccacaccaggtgccaatattcaaatcaGAGCACCTCTTGGtttgaccacagcatcccaaaaaactcacttccttttcaaaccaggacaaTGTTCAGTCAAATCTGCAGGTTGCATTCCCATGGTCTCATTTCCACCTCCACTGGGGCAGAGGCGTCTCTCCCTTGCGAAATCGTCACCCACGGGCAGGGTCTCTTCCCACCCCAACTGTTCCAGGATTTGGCCGGGGACTCGCTTccatttcctccctccctctggtTCCAGATGAGAATGTGCTGGAAAATGTCCAGCAAAGCCGCctttgctgtgtgctctgggagcccacagagctgctggaccttgtcccctggccctgcacagctccttgggAGGCacggcaggagcagcaccctggCAGCCTCGGGAATGCCCCTCTGGCATCCATGGCACACATTCCCAGGGTCTGGAATTCCAGTTCCCAGCCAGGAAAAGATGTTCCTGCCCTGGAAGGCAAAGCTCACAAGAGGGAGCCAAAAGCCAAGTGGAGCAAGATCTTACAGTGACATTTCACTGCCAGCCTTCATAACTTCACCCATGGTTGTTGTAGCTCGTGGGTTGGGAATTAAATCAGGGCAGGGTCTTTGGTGGGAGCCGCCCTGGGTCAAGGGAGACactgagagagaaacagagcaggcaAAGAGAGTCGGGAGAGAAAGGAGGGCACAAACACAATCAGCTGAGAAGGTGGAActctgaaaaacagaactgGAACTGATGGAAAATGAATGGTCCAGAAATCATTAATTctggaaattttatttactaTCAAAATACATcccacacacccagccccacATACTCCTGGTCCAACACTCTCAAATTTGGATCCCACTTCTCCCAATCTCCCTGTAACCCCATCTCACCCTGGACATTGTAGAATCAAGTAGATTTGTCATGGGACTGAGTTTTTCTTAGGTGGGAATAAGGCATTTTGACGTGGATTGAGCCATTTTGGGGTAAGACTGAGTTGTGTTCAATGAGTCATTTTCAGGTGACAGATCAATCCATCTTGACTTTTGGAGTGCAGAGATATGGAGAACactccctgaaatcccccaagAACCCACAAATCCTACAGAACATGTCCCCAAAACCATAAATTCCACCTGAAATAGCTGTGAAATGGTGAAACTTTTTACATCCTTGAtcaattactttctttttagtCCTAGatgttttcatgtgtttttaagTGATAAAAATCAATCAAGAGCAACCTGGGGCCAAACCAAAAGGATAACCAGCCAGGTGTCCTCCCAGTGCAGATCACTGGGAACGTGGGGcaccagggctctgagcaatgtGGATCCTTCCAAGGAGAATGAAGCTGGAGCAGTGCATGAAggtgttcctgcagctggggcatTTGCAGGGCTCCCCTCACCGGTGTCTCTGTTGGTGTTTGGTCAAGTGAGAGCTCTGggtgaagctcttcccacactggggacactcgtagggcctctcccctgTGTGGATGCACCAGTGCTTGACGAGGTTGGAGCTGtgcttgaagcccttcccacagtcTGGAGAGCAGAAGGGCCTTTCCTTGGAGTAAATCTGCTGATGCTGGAGGAGATtggagctggtctgaaacctcttcccacactgggggcactcgtagggcctctcctctgtgtggaTGCGCCGGTGGATGACAAGCTTGGAGTTGCGATTGAAGCCCTTCCAGCAGTCAGGGCAgtggaagggcctctcctctgtgtgaatcTGCCGATGGTTgatgagggcagagctgcagctgaagcccttcccacactccccacactcgtagggccattccccagtgtggatcatctggtggcGGATCAGGgcgctgctctgcctgaagttcttcccacactccaagcacCTGTGGGGCTTCTTCCCATCatgaagctgctcctgggccaccagctctgagctctggctgaagctctgtccaccttcctggctcagggtgggtctttcctcctcagagcaccctgggctggctttggagcccctcctcctgcaggatcTCTGaggattttcctccctgttaGATTCTTGTGCCATGGAGTTGCTCAAAACAGCCTCTTCCACAAGGTTCTGCCATGGGGATTTGTTCTCTctggtctccatcctcagctccttccctggggcaggaaggacaaggagaggatgggatttgcctccgtgccagagggaaggggaaggagatccccccagtgcatccccagcaggacggggttggcagcagggttgtcctgcagccgggggccgtgctgggctgggagatggagcaggagagagggggaaaggggcactgacttcctcctcccctgcctgggtgtcccaaggctccttcctcttcctcgcagactcctcctccatcccatcaagatttgggaatgggaaatcctcttctgggaggaaaacaaaggatgCGCACATTGTCTGTTGTtccaggtgctgtgctgggctgggagatggagcaggagagagggggaaagaggcactgacttcctcctcacctgcttGGGTGTCCCAggtctccttcctcttccttgcagCCTTGTCCTCCATCCAATcaagatttgggaatgggaaatcctcttctgggaagaaaacaaagggtACGCACATTGtcttttgttctggtttgaagGCAAATCTGGGGGAGAGTCTAAGCCAGAATTGcaatttaataggaaaatgaagatcaaggcaatgctacagaaacactgccttaaactgacagagtcaggatataacctgacaccctgttggtcagggtggtggcagcagtcccattaaatggtggctgcagtcctgttggagtgatgaacgtgattctgtcacagcagtgatcctgtagaagggtctggtcttcctctggaggtccagtggtggttctggagctcttgtcctctgggaatccagcaggcaagctgctcctggtgttgcaaggctcagcttatatccaggtaggaatgcttggatcctccccctgggcggagcatcccacaatgggatgatggaatttgatcagtcctgcagtgacactcaatggcccattcccagaagatatctcccctggagggcgttatcagggctgaggcatggaagagataaagaacactgccccacctgttgatagcagttgatgaagatggggattgaaaacatgcatttggttccatcttccattgcaacctgaaacagtggggtaatccctgctcaggggtgaacaccacccccttacccaaactggctcaggtgtaaaacccccaccctgggaaggccacacacacaggggacaatgtcacactggccctgccccaggggaggtctctgtccctgtcactcccttgctctccccccttttctctttctttccatctctctctctacctcacatttactgttcaataaaatccactttGGATTTGGTCTCATAAGCACCTTAATTGGGGCAGAGGAATCTGTCTAACAATTTTATTTGCCAGTTTGTGACATTATTTTGGCAGAGTGAGTTCAGGGCACTGTTGTCTGACCCCAAGTGCCTTTGACAACAGCATGgttccctcctctgaggaggttGTGGCTCTTTGTGGAGGAGCTCTTGGAAACTTGGGCACAGCTTCGTCTGAGTGACTTATGGGAGAAGTGATGTGAAAAATGGCCACTGTGGGTGgccagttaaaaagaaaatattttgttgtccttccttgaaaagtttgttaaaatcactggaggagagggagcaaatTATATCAGATAGACTGATAAAGTTCATTTAGTCCAAGGTGAGGAACACAAGGCTGCTGAATGTCCCACAAGAAGCCCAGCTCAAGTAGccaaattcccaaataactccagccagggctctccGGGAGGATATTTTTGGAGAGTGTTCGGAGCCGGCAGATCCCGGACTCGAGCCCCAGATATCTCCGGCTCCCTCAGAGGAGCTTTTTCGGGGGACAGGGAGCCCACGATCGCCCTCGGGAGGGTCCCGGGGCTCCACGTGGGATGGCCCGGTACCGACGGGGCGGGACAttggttttggggatccccGTGAGAGCCGGGGCTGTGGAACGGGGACCCCGGGGcgggagaggggaaggggcgATAGCGGAGCTGGGGGACCCCGGCAGCCCGGAGATGAGGCGGGGACGGGACCCCCTGACCCTGACAGGgccgtgtcctggggtgacttcaTGATGCTCGTACCCCATCGGTCCGTTTAGCCCAGAAATGAGTTCTGCACCTTTAAGGCTGGTTCTGAGAgcgaaggggaggaggaagaagctgcagtttgtttccatacactgcactcactcctccacattccgGCTCCTGGATGGATCGACAGCAAGACatagctctcctttgcttttagttagtttttagcTCTCTGAGGAAGAGAAGTTCCCccaaatgttgtttttctttttctttggtgctgtttaaacctgctctaaACTCAACACCCAGAACACCACCGGCAGCTTGCACCTGTTGCCCACCTGGCTGAGCCTGGGCCTCGGCATAtccagcactggagggactgataagagactgataagagactgataagagactgagtgacCCGAGCTACAGCCCAAGGAGGGACTTGCGGAGTTTCTCATCTATTTTGGAGTAGCAGGAGGTTTTATTCCTTAATATTGTTCAATTTTCGTGCTGCGAATACTTTGTCTGGTAAATaaagttttttccacttttctccaaggaaatattttcccaaactgGCCGAGTGTCCAGCTGCTGAATCTGCATTCTAGAGGAAATTAGTTTTGCAGGTTTTCAAACAAATTTGCCCTAAAACCAGGACAGGGTGGTGGGAAGAAGGGGGAACCCCAAGTGGCTGGATTGAGGGGAGGCTGGAGGGGGGgaccctgggaccccaaaatcccaaagaatccAAAAGCAGGactgtcctgggttgactatatgatgcttttatccccaaatcgtctcattggtttatgctgaataataataagttttgcacctttaagacttgttgcagagagtgaaagggggagagaagaatcgcacagttcttttttttcttcgctcagacattgcacgtactccccgcattcctgctccaggtctgtgttgtctgcagacagacagacggcaggacagagagctctccttttgcttttggttagttctagctggctgaggcaaagaagagtccctggactgtggtttttcttttccttttctttggacctcttggaacctgctctggactgaacacccaggggagcaccggcagctcacacctgtggcccacggggccgggccgggcctggcctgtgacaattccagcaccagaaggactgataacagactgagtgagctgggctgcaacccgGGGGGTTTTCTCAgttggtcatctcttttagagtggcaaggggttttattgttttaatattgttaggttctattgtttaataaacagcttttttccacttttcttcaaggaggtattttctcccggactggttgtggggggaggggccgattgaatttatcctcctactagagcccctctggggactctctctctctccccaaattttgctctaaaccaagacagataCACTTCTTGGCGCCCAACTCGTGGccagagaaagtggaaaaaagcttatTGTGTAAGTTGATTGTGCTCACTAGCTAGTGAGTTAAAGCAGTCAATAGCCATGCTGCTGGAATTCGTAACATCTCTTG from Camarhynchus parvulus unplaced genomic scaffold, STF_HiC, whole genome shotgun sequence encodes:
- the LOC115916160 gene encoding zinc finger protein 773-like; amino-acid sequence: MGCLECGKNFRQSSALIRHQMIHTHQQIYSKERPFCSPDCGKGFKHSSNLVKHWCIHTGERPYECPQCGKSFTQSSHLTKHQQRHR